Proteins encoded in a region of the Stieleria neptunia genome:
- a CDS encoding ExeA family protein: protein MMKNFEHDFVLPPFPGFPSASRFVPVGPVLETFSRVSRSVLAREAISLVIGPPGTGKSLVCALLAKEFATTHDVVALGETPIADDTAFYRFLLHRLGVPLETGKRDDFELMIHDRLCGPDAKPHGALLVIDEAASLSADVLEAIRRLTNLMRDGQPMVSAVVAGGVKLDETLTAPSLEPFVQRVTARCYLHPLNADETRRYIRQSIEVCDASSDDTIADKAISAIYHATSGVPRLINQLMTEAIDCAAELGESVIDEHTVDKAWASLQQLPSPMIEEPRLQPESSVVEFGQLSDPDVDTDADASPRIEAPQLEPAEETLAAAEELVAEQEEAIESEAADAAVSAVPDPISLFGEFEDEENIEVGVAQVKAKPNEPSEVDLETMLHSQIVGLSQFVSENTASRYSEYDSLAVFEEPGMIQDSVADESRKESLEDSLEASLSGPSDGWVDEPVAEAADEPVAEAGKDLPSVVWYDEPAQADDAQGSAGQDDTDLLWITEDIDVDRKIIKPASAGGSHRIDQPSEHDAPKLTVDYREMLEKMRNQA, encoded by the coding sequence ATGATGAAAAACTTCGAGCACGATTTCGTTTTGCCTCCCTTCCCGGGTTTTCCGTCCGCCAGTCGATTCGTCCCCGTCGGGCCGGTGCTGGAGACATTTTCACGCGTTTCACGCAGCGTCCTGGCGCGTGAAGCGATCTCGTTGGTGATCGGACCGCCGGGCACCGGCAAGTCGCTGGTCTGTGCCTTGTTGGCCAAAGAATTTGCGACGACCCATGACGTCGTCGCTCTCGGGGAAACGCCGATCGCCGATGACACCGCGTTCTACCGGTTCTTGTTGCACCGTCTCGGCGTGCCCTTGGAAACCGGCAAACGCGACGATTTCGAGTTGATGATCCACGACCGTCTGTGCGGCCCCGATGCAAAACCACACGGGGCGCTGTTGGTCATCGACGAAGCCGCCTCGCTGTCGGCCGACGTGTTGGAAGCGATTCGACGCCTGACCAATCTGATGCGCGACGGACAACCGATGGTCAGCGCCGTCGTCGCCGGTGGCGTCAAGCTGGATGAAACGCTGACGGCACCCTCGCTGGAACCGTTCGTGCAACGCGTGACCGCGCGCTGTTATCTGCACCCGCTCAACGCCGACGAAACGCGACGGTACATCCGCCAATCGATCGAAGTTTGCGACGCGTCGTCCGATGACACCATCGCCGACAAAGCGATCTCCGCCATCTACCATGCCACCAGCGGCGTTCCCCGGTTGATCAACCAATTGATGACCGAAGCGATCGATTGCGCCGCCGAGTTGGGCGAGAGCGTGATCGATGAACACACCGTCGACAAGGCCTGGGCGAGCTTGCAGCAACTGCCCAGCCCGATGATCGAAGAACCCCGCCTGCAACCGGAAAGCTCGGTCGTCGAGTTCGGGCAGCTGAGCGATCCGGACGTCGACACCGACGCCGACGCCAGCCCGCGGATCGAGGCGCCGCAGCTCGAGCCGGCCGAAGAAACGTTGGCGGCCGCCGAAGAGCTTGTCGCCGAACAAGAGGAAGCGATCGAATCCGAAGCGGCCGATGCCGCCGTCTCCGCCGTCCCCGATCCGATTTCCCTGTTCGGTGAATTTGAGGACGAGGAAAATATCGAAGTCGGTGTCGCACAGGTCAAAGCGAAGCCGAACGAGCCGTCCGAAGTCGACTTGGAAACGATGCTGCATTCCCAAATCGTCGGCCTCAGCCAATTTGTTTCCGAGAACACCGCATCCCGGTATTCCGAATACGATTCTCTGGCTGTGTTCGAAGAACCCGGGATGATCCAGGACTCGGTCGCCGACGAGTCGCGGAAGGAGTCGCTGGAAGACTCACTGGAAGCATCACTGAGCGGGCCGTCGGACGGGTGGGTGGACGAACCGGTCGCCGAGGCGGCGGACGAACCGGTCGCCGAAGCCGGCAAAGATTTACCCAGCGTGGTCTGGTACGACGAACCCGCCCAGGCCGACGATGCACAGGGTTCCGCCGGTCAAGACGACACCGATCTGCTGTGGATCACCGAAGACATCGACGTGGACCGCAAAATCATCAAGCCGGCTTCTGCGGGCGGCTCGCATCGCATCGACCAGCCGTCCGAGCACGACGCGCCCAAGTTGACCGTCGACTACCGCGAAATGCTCGAAAAAATGCGAAACCAAGCCTGA